The Nitrosospira lacus genome window below encodes:
- a CDS encoding acyloxyacyl hydrolase: MDNARTIIGMMVFGFGCGVSSVGYADERRPPGWLHEVKLGVLHHDTGGLWSGFRRESGADFNLEAIFSPQYKILGGFIRPALGGSVNTAGDTSKLYSGIRWQYDHASGIFFGVGFGGAVHNGDLHLQHYDRKALGSRVLFHIPVEIGYRVGARSSLSVYFDHVSNANLADANEGMDTFGGRYGYRF; the protein is encoded by the coding sequence TTGGATAATGCGCGCACAATTATCGGGATGATGGTTTTTGGCTTTGGCTGTGGAGTTTCGTCCGTTGGCTATGCAGACGAACGAAGGCCGCCGGGATGGTTGCATGAGGTCAAGCTCGGCGTGCTTCATCACGATACCGGCGGTTTATGGAGCGGCTTCCGTCGTGAGAGTGGTGCTGATTTCAATCTGGAAGCGATTTTTTCGCCACAATACAAAATTCTGGGCGGGTTCATTCGTCCCGCCCTTGGCGGCTCGGTGAATACCGCAGGGGATACCTCCAAGCTGTATTCGGGTATTCGCTGGCAATACGATCACGCAAGCGGCATATTTTTCGGGGTTGGCTTCGGTGGCGCGGTTCATAACGGTGATCTCCATTTGCAGCACTACGACCGCAAGGCCCTCGGATCCCGGGTTTTATTCCACATTCCGGTCGAAATCGGGTATCGCGTTGGTGCCCGAAGCTCGTTATCGGTATATTTTGATCATGTTTCCAACGCAAATCTTGCCGATGCCAACGAAGGCATGGATACCTTCGGCGGACGATACGGTTATCGCTTTTAA
- a CDS encoding DUF4142 domain-containing protein, which produces MKFDSEKYLEKLRKLNGILFDLDYVHHEMESHQQALDLWDGKLISGTRNEELKNLLNLRRASLVGHLERARLIKTSLGRKK; this is translated from the coding sequence TTGAAGTTCGATAGTGAGAAATATCTGGAAAAACTCAGAAAGCTGAACGGCATATTATTCGATCTGGATTATGTGCATCATGAAATGGAGTCTCATCAGCAAGCACTCGATTTATGGGACGGAAAGCTGATCTCGGGCACCAGAAATGAAGAATTAAAGAATTTGCTGAACCTAAGGCGAGCAAGCCTTGTAGGCCATCTTGAACGGGCCAGGCTGATCAAAACTTCGCTGGGTAGAAAGAAATAG
- a CDS encoding DUF4142 domain-containing protein yields the protein MKKILMLVIALIVASLEAAAEPKALSDAEIVGIVLAVNQAEINGGILAQSASSNPEVKAFGHRLTEEHNDSTSQFNDWAKNTISFPGAIQSAIP from the coding sequence ATGAAAAAAATACTCATGCTGGTCATCGCGTTGATAGTCGCGAGTCTTGAGGCCGCAGCTGAACCCAAAGCACTTAGTGATGCGGAAATCGTTGGTATCGTTCTGGCCGTAAATCAGGCTGAAATAAACGGTGGCATTCTGGCCCAATCCGCATCATCCAACCCCGAGGTAAAGGCATTTGGCCACCGTTTGACTGAAGAGCATAACGATTCCACATCGCAATTCAATGACTGGGCAAAAAATACAATATCATTTCCCGGAGCAATTCAATCAGCGATACCTTGA